The proteins below are encoded in one region of Portunus trituberculatus isolate SZX2019 chromosome 17, ASM1759143v1, whole genome shotgun sequence:
- the LOC123505056 gene encoding uncharacterized protein LOC123505056, translating into MESRAIIPPTLPTFGHATVYVYPTVAPRVVVVPIITCIIGFPVLVMLVICALRYRARRARINAKNAHSVESSASALELTSGSSILASRCTNGKAHRLKKRKKALVRFKPMPEIDLDTVVEEKSEFDAEVTASDLLTTPEELVIPEETTPPASFRAFRYMGAVSQPLAAISPNKTSPFRSQHLDQVAEELELCEDVMLEVSDDEQLDEFDEDEEDMENDEDDLELDLDAIEVEGVCLEVEEGEDQMEDSENGTLGTCFTLSPKSSTKSPTGVQLALKKLDGAIKRRHSSPVKVNYGKNRGHQQRSSAKANYGHPQVKEEENALKPPPLKYDIDYIDRELMPRFSPRRSHSVKYTMSRRATSFTGKKRHGESFKLRSKSFSRSISHVHDGPDGRPRGQPRSASTSQEFHNGVMECDVHIVNEHGTEMSSSSCSDKCIGGDTSTKSESDGDTFLNGSETDWSVSSRECHYPVRATVSLPIRTNRIDSDSPVKRVAQCSRTACGEEGACMGVCRLSAPNSIDRGESQCQTDKVVLPLSDVAEGREDGGQDQQQGVAGRDDMRSTLV; encoded by the exons ATGGAGTCGAGAGCCATCATACCCCCAACCCTACCCACCTTCGGTCACGCCACCGTCTACGTCTATCCCACAG TCGCCCCACGGGTAGTGGTGGTACCCATCATCACCTGCATCATCGGCTTCCCCGTcctggtgatgctggtgatctGTGCCCTCAGGTATCGGGCGAGGCGAGCACGTATCAACGCCAAGAATGCACACAG CGTGGAGTCTTCGGCATCGGCGCTCGAGCTCACCTCCGGGTCATCCATCTTGGCCAGCCGATGTACAAACG GTAAAGCTCATCgcttgaagaagaggaagaaagcccTTGTAag gttcaAACCCATGCCCGAGATCGACCTGGACAccgtggtggaggaaaagtCAGAGTTCGATGCCGAGGTGACGGCATCTGACCTGCTGACCACCCCTGAGGAGCTGGTTATTCCAGAGGAGACCACGCCACCAGCCTCCTTCAGGGCCTTCAGGTACATGGGTGCCGTCAGCCAACCGCTGGCTGCTATTTCCCCTAACAAGACCTCGCCCTTCAGATCCCAGCATCTTGACCAGGTCGCCGAGGAGCTGGAACTCTGCGAGGACGTGATGCTGGAGGTCAGCGATGATGAACAGCTTGATGAATttgatgaggacgaggaggacatgGAGAACGATGAGGATGACCTCGAGCTTGATTTAGACGCCATTGAAGTAGAAGGTGTGTGTTTAGAGGTCGAGGAAGGGGAAGATCAGATGGAGGACAGCGAAAATGGAACTCTTGGCACTTGTTTCACGCTTTCGCCTAAGTCGTCGACGAAGTCTCCTACGGGGGTCCAGTTGGCCCTCAAGAAGCTCGATGGTGCCATAAAGCGGCGCCATTCCAGCCCTGTCAAAGTCAACTATGGGAAGAATCGAGGCCACCAGCAACGCTCATCAGCCAAAGCAAACTATGGTCATCCtcaggtgaaagaagaagaaaatgcactCAAACCCCCTCCTCTCAAGTACGACATTGACTACATTGATCGCGAGTTGATGCCGCGATTCTCGCCGCGTCGCTCGCACTCCGTCAAGTACACCATGAGCCGGCGGGCCACCTCTTTCACGGGCAAGAAGCGTCACGGAGAATCTTTCAAGTTAAGAAGTAAAAGCTTTTCTAGAAGTATTTCTCACGTTCACGACGGACCGGACGGTAGACCTAGAGGTCAACCGAGAAGTGCATCAACATCACAGGAGTTCCATAACGGTGTTATGGAGTGTGATGTCCACATCGTGAACGAACATGGTACTGAGATGAGTTCGAGTAGCTGTAGTGACAAGTGCATCGGTGGCGACACGAGTACTAAAAGTGAGTCGGACGGCGACACTTTTCTCAACGGCAGCGAGACAGACTGGTCAGTGTCTTCCCGGGAGTGCCACTACCCGGTGAGGGCCACTGTGTCTCTGCCGATTAGAACCAACAGGATAGACTCGGACAGTCCAGTAAAGAGGGTGGCGCAGTGCTCGAGAACTGCATGTGGTGAGGAGGGTgcgtgtatgggtgtgtgtagaTTGTCAGCACCTAATTCCATAGACAGAGGAGAAAGTCAGTGCCAGACAGACAAGGTTGTGCTTCCTCTCTCTGATGTTGccgaaggaagggaggatggcgGTCAGGACCAGCAGCAGGGTGTGGCGGGCCGGGACGATATGCGGAGCACTCTGGTCTGA